The Chrysemys picta bellii isolate R12L10 chromosome 16, ASM1138683v2, whole genome shotgun sequence DNA window GCAGGATAACAGCCTTCTACTGCTGCTGGACGGTGTCATTCCCCGGGGATGCCTGGCGGAGAGCGCAGCGCCAGGGAGGTGAGTTCAAATCGTGACGCTGACGGTGCGTCGCTCCCTGACACCTGCTCGGTGACGCTCTCTGGGCCGTGATCCCAGCCCAGCCGCCGGCCCAGGGCAAAGACCAGGCCACAGACGCCGGCCTTGGAAAGCACCAGGACGAGGCCGATGAGGACGAGGTGAACGGTGTCGATGCGCCGGGGGTCGATTCTCCCCGCATCCGCTGCACCAGTTGTGACCATTTCTGGGTGCCACGTGCTGTCCGTGAGTCTGGGAGCTTCCCGCCATGGGGAGGGAACAGGGGACAGCGGGTGAGTCCGGGCTCCCATGGCAAACTCTGTACCCCCAAACCCACCCATTCCCCCACTTGAAGGGTGCAgtgaccccttccccccagccctccagaTATGGGGGGGCCCTGCTCCCCTTTATGGCCCCCAAGAGATTTGAGACCCTGTtttcccccactgtcccctggatATGGGGGATCTGTGCCGgtagcatctctctctctgtctccccccaACCACCGCGGTATCCTGGTGCCCCCCACGGTTCATCCCCTCTCACCTGTCACCGTGAGGTGGGTCCCAGGGTAACCGCgccactgctcccattggccgtcgTTCCTCTGCACCCTGACGAGGCAGATGTACTCGCTGGCGTCCGACTCCTGCAGCCGGTCGATGCGGATCGAGGCCGTTCGGCTCCCCCGCGGGTCCCCGACCAGGACGATGCGGCCCCTGTAATCCGGGTGGGTGAACCCCTCGGTGTGATTGTAGATAAACTCGCCATGGAATCCCCCCCGTCTCCAGTAAACCCGGACGTCCCGCAGCGGCTCGAGCTCGTCGGGGTAGGTGAAGGCGCAGGGCAGGATGACAGAGCCCCCGGCCGGCGCCGACAGGGACATGGGCTGGGTTACCTGGTACCGGGGATCCTGGGCAGCCGCTGCAAAGACACAATCCTGTCACCGCGTCCGGCCCCGGGTCCCACCCACAGCCAGCGGGGCACAAACGCCTCCagcccccttccagccccccagcacccacactgcacaagccagcccagccccattccccctcccatttccctgtcccacccagccccatccgccctccctgagcccccatcGCCGCCTGCTGCCCGGGTCTCGCCCGTGGCAGAAGTCGCCGCGCCCCGGTTCTGTGCACCCCGTGTCACGCCCCAGGGCTCACCCCCcaccaggggcagcagcagcagcagctcccggcGCATGGCCCCAGCGAAGGCGACTCCGGCCCCactggctctgcccctccccccccccgcacgcactcatTTGGGGAAGCTGGTGAGACCTTGGCCCTTCCTGTGTGAAATCCTCCACCGCTCTGGGCCAATGAGACACTgcgatggggggggaggggagaggggctgggagccaggactcctgggttctctccccggctctgggagggaagggggttggtgggTTAgaacgggggggctgggagccaggactcctgggttctctccccggctctgggagggaagggggttggtgggTTAgaacgggggggctgggagccaggacgcctgggttctctccctggctctgggaggggagcggggtctggggctggctggttcagggggtttgggggaaccggctgggggcgggggggaggtgagggccgGCTCACCATCACAGCCTAGTTACCAGGGTCTGCTGCCCGGTGAGGTTTGCTTTCACACCAGTGCACACGCGCTAGTGACCCTGGGGCGGCCCGT harbors:
- the LOC101934054 gene encoding paired immunoglobulin-like type 2 receptor beta isoform X2, which produces MSLSAPAGGSVILPCAFTYPDELEPLRDVRVYWRRGGFHGEFIYNHTEGFTHPDYRGRIVLVGDPRGSRTASIRIDRLQESDASEYICLVRVQRNDGQWEQWRGYPGTHLTVTAPRLTDSTWHPEMVTTGAADAGRIDPRRIDTVHLVLIGLVLVLSKAGVCGLVFALGRRLGWDHGPESVTEQVSGSDAPSASRFELTSLALRSPPGIPGE
- the LOC101934054 gene encoding paired immunoglobulin-like type 2 receptor beta isoform X1, producing MRRELLLLLPLVGAAAQDPRYQVTQPMSLSAPAGGSVILPCAFTYPDELEPLRDVRVYWRRGGFHGEFIYNHTEGFTHPDYRGRIVLVGDPRGSRTASIRIDRLQESDASEYICLVRVQRNDGQWEQWRGYPGTHLTVTAPRLTDSTWHPEMVTTGAADAGRIDPRRIDTVHLVLIGLVLVLSKAGVCGLVFALGRRLGWDHGPESVTEQVSGSDAPSASRFELTSLALRSPPGIPGE